Proteins encoded together in one Phaeodactylum tricornutum CCAP 1055/1 chromosome 25, whole genome shotgun sequence window:
- a CDS encoding predicted protein, translating into MVNVPKVKSPAGRRLRMIPFTWIVSVVAVATCANLAWIQILSTQTTSGLHVRSVTTEFGMPNSQPSAKNRLSLQRKTPTKNNGTTTLQNELPTYVKTPEQRRPFSTTVTTTFTGNATTRTPETGTTSSGTPPRSNHSTSVPPQPASQHQDLLLHSTASLFPHPAKSMLLIRAIGNSLPPRHSASQTLDNLDFLLEHEERFPNMTRHWFVNRIVDKKQEEQVLERLRRSNESFSVIPFDIAEYSALPYHHLPDDLIHSVLYQTTLSIEQKLMHHRLLYAINVNGVRNAMLDFGRTRSKEEYVLPWDGNCFVTKQAWSAMQIAFRNQASARYFYTPMDRLSQPNEALLSESYQPHPKEEPQIIFHKDSVARFDPTLRYGNLNKIELLVRLRVPGKPAALWDTYKDTDQKKASAMLPPTDMHKTVGASLAGWTTRLYSGNAEAEAVGGVRRRVASRNTAILRLIERLDLRAATELYGLSSSSVLFFNVTKLQIERDLWKRGDPTPPIRNLIEAAEEVLLSPDMISVDAVPEDNDANPQKNHFHFELQSMMNATTILALTGFITENSTYSTKAASILRSWFVEQQTRIAWDLDKQYSSNSTFPAKTNSSASENIFRRSNDIMMMDMTNLVYLLDAVKILESKGDVLSISDRLGLQEWFGHYRQWVTTTSHARMVYTASNHMGVFYDVQMAALTLYCNKLLDTVRIMHRSISRVQLHEKTLANAPLQNQNGTNMTDSESEGCDSDLLLLQGWSVMSRLAGTIGVDYWQLLRRVKGSTDSALCSVMLKSNPLLDPSRELCLKDHGANAMGRAESIRRWWPVAVDAARNCMYHSSSLPSWDIDTKWGVSLDERSPTSMYETPVFFALLGEASQKKLQLVEQVG; encoded by the coding sequence ATGGTAAATGTACCCAAAGTCAAAAGCCCTGCTGGTCGACGGTTGAGAATGATCCCGTTCACGTGGATTGTCTCCGTAGTGGCTGTGGCAACGTGCGCGAATCTCGCATGGATACAGATCCTGTCGACGCAGACAACCTCTGGATTGCACGTCCGCTCCGTTACGACAGAATTTGGAATGCCAAACTCCCAACCATCGGCCAAGAACCGCTTGTCGCTTCAACGAAAGACTCCGACAAAGAACAATGGCACTACAACACTCCAGAACGAATTACCAACATACGTAAAGACGCCGGAACAGCGTCGCCCTTTTTCTACTACCGTTACTACTACATTCACAGGGAATGCAACGACGCGGACTCCAGAGACTGGAACAACATCATCCGGAACACCTCCGCGTTCCAATCATTCTACATCCGTTCCCCCGCAACCTGCCTCACAACACCAAGACCTTTTACTACACAGCACTGCAAGCCTTTTCCCGCACCCAGCCAAGTCCATGCTTCTGATACGCGCTATCGGGAACTCTCTCCCTCCGCGTCACAGCGCGTCACAGACCTTGGACAATCTGGATTTTCTGCTCGAGCACGAGGAACGTTTTCCCAACATGACCCGCCACTGGTTCGTGAATCGAATCGTTGACAAGAAGCAAGAGGAACAGGTACTGGAGCGACTTCGTCGATCCAACGAATCGTTTTCGGTCATTCCCTTCGACATTGCCGAATACAGTGCTCTTCCCTATCACCATCTACCAGACGATCTCATCCATTCCGTCCTGTATCAGACGACTTTATCGATCGAACAGAAGCTCATGCACCACAGGCTTCTCTACGCAATCAACGTCAACGGAGTCCGCAACGCCATGCTGGACTTCGGTCGGACTAGGTCAAAGGAAGAGTACGTTTTGCCCTGGGACGGCAACTGttttgtcaccaaacaagcATGGTCCGCTATGCAAATTGCGTTCCGAAACCAAGCGTCCGCCAGGTATTTTTACACTCCAATGGACCGACTCTCTCAACCCAATGAGGCTCTGCTTTCGGAATCCTACCAACCCCATCCCAAAGAGGAGCCCCAGATCATTTTTCACAAAGACAGCGTGGCTCGGTTCGACCCCACGCTCCGTTACGGAAACCTGAACAAGATAGAGCTTTTGGTCCGTTTGCGCGTACCAGGAAAACCGGCTGCCTTGTGGGACACGTATAAGGACACCGATCAGAAAAAGGCATCGGCAATGCTACCGCCGACCGACATGCACAAGACAGTTGGAGCATCGCTCGCTGGATGGACCACTCGCCTCTACTCTGGAAATGCTGAGGCTGAGGCTGTTGGTGGAGTCCGCCGTCGAGTGGCGTCGCGAAACACTGCCATTTTGCGGTTGATCGAGCGGCTCGATTTGAGGGCAGCTACCGAATTGTACGGATTGTCGTCCTCCAGTGTGCTCTTCTTCAACGTGACTAAGTTGCAGATTGAGCGTGATCTGTGGAAAAGGGGAGACCCAACACCTCCAATCCGCAACTTGATCGAGGCAGCGGAAGAAGTTTTACTGTCGCCGGACATGATCAGCGTCGACGCAGTCCCTGAAGACAATGATGCTAACCCACAGAAAAACCATTTCCACTTTGAGCTTCAATCAATGATGAATGCTACGACCATTCTAGCTCTAACAGGATTTATCACGGAAAACAGTACGTATTCGACCAAAGCAGCTAGCATTCTACGATCCTGGTTTGTGGAGCAACAGACGCGTATTGCCTGGGACTTGGATAAACAATACTCGTCAAACTCAACATTCCCCGCAAAAACAAATTCTTCTGCCAGCGAGAATATTTTCCGTCGTAGCAACGACATAATGATGATGGACATGACAAACTTGGTATATCTCCTTGACGCCGTaaaaattttggaatcgaagGGTGACGTACTTTCTATTTCGGATAGGCTTGGTTTGCAAGAATGGTTTGGTCACTACCGTCAGTGGGTGACAACGACTTCACACGCCAGGATGGTGTACACGGCTAGCAATCATATGGGTGTATTTTACGATGTGCAGATGGCCGCTTTGACTCTGTACTGCAACAAACTACTTGATACCGTCCGAATTATGCATCGATCCATCTCCCGAGTCCAATTACACGAGAAGACGCTGGCAAACGCTCCGTTGCAAAATCAGAATGGTACTAATATGACGGATAGTGAATCTGAGGGCTGTGATTCAGATCTTCTTCTGTTGCAGGGATGGTCTGTAATGAGCAGACTTGCAGGTACAATTGGAGTAGACTATTGGCAGTTACTCCGGAGGGTTAAAGGGAGTACTGACAGTGCACTGTGTTCAGTCATGTTGAAGAGTAACCCTTTGTTAGACCCAAGTCGAGAGTTGTGTTTGAAAGATCATGGCGCAAACGCCATGGGGCGCGCCGAGTCTATTCGTCGATGGTGGCCCGTGGCTGTTGATGCGGCGCGAAATTGCATGTATCATTCCAGTTCACTACCAAGTTGGGATATTGATACAAAGTGGGGGGTGTCATTGGACGAACGTTCACCGACGAGCATGTACGAGACACCGGTGTTCTTCGCGTTACTCGGTGAAGCCTCTCAGAAGAAGCTGCAATTAGTCGAACAAGTTGGCTAG
- a CDS encoding predicted protein, giving the protein MSLFLSLAGASSSVHISKALLVLIVIQWIVFAKLSKRPTSATLIERRHGASGVQTTVFEPAKVQAKVTQVDNECKSFAPISEVMNQESEPEIDGVAFMILKKRPYWFFKRYNALLDSALATVPNTWAIQLFVNQDWFENTLLPNQYGVRRHVLDNPRVIVKDLPLRLQNNKPGPITEDRWIWDNIVNATTATTETTDYFPVVHFHGGGSFCANSKMSYADLRNARIDFIGPPSTTFGGMGGLGGGYFYQNRYAALAVYDYSKRSHLSSDDHIRIMLDMTRKGIANFTIATPEQTFAFGGTSNLDSAEGRLLTNLTDWGPMVVEGVQYDISREAREHIWKVCPESKNFYPGVTRTACVGDHVDPISCARAYNILPVNCSSGSEASLP; this is encoded by the coding sequence ATGTCTTTGTTCTTGTCGTTAGCGGGAGCCTCATCATCAGTCCATATATCCAAAGCCCTTCTTGTTCTAATAGTCATCCAGTGGATTGTGTTTGCAAAACTAAGCAAGAGACCCACGAGCGCAACCCTTATCGAGCGAAGGCACGGTGCATCTGGCGTTCAAACCACAGTTTTTGAACCAGCGAAAGTACAAGCAAAAGTTACGCAGGTCGACAACGAGTGCAAAAGTTTTGCACCTATTTCCGAAGTTATGAACCAAGAAAGCGAGCCAGAGATTGATGGTGTAGCCTTTATGATTCTGAAAAAGAGACCATATTGGTTTTTCAAGCGCTACAACGCGCTGCTCGACAGTGCTCTTGCGACAGTCCCGAACACCTGGGCCATTCAGCTTTTTGTCAATCAAGACTGGTTCGAAAACACGCTATTGCCTAATCAATACGGCGTCCGGCGTCACGTGCTAGATAATCCACGAGTGATTGTCAAGGACTTGCCGCTTAGATTGCAAAACAATAAACCGGGTCCAATCACAGAAGATCGCTGGATATGGGACAATATCGTCAATGCCACAACTGCCACAACCGAGACGACGGACTACTTCCCTGTTGTTCATTTTCACGGGGGCGGAAGTTTTTGTGCAAATTCCAAAATGTCCTATGCGGATCTCCGGAATGCTCGAATTGACTTCATTGGACCACCTTCGACAACTTTTGGTGGGATGGGTGGACTGGGAGGAGGCTACTTCTACCAAAATCGCTATGCCGCACTGGCAGTCTACGATTATTCGAAGCGCAGTCACCTCTCATCTGACGATCATATACGGATAATGTTGGACATGACTCGAAAAGGTATCGCTAACTTTACGATAGCAACACCGGAACAGACGTTTGCCTTTGGTGGAACAAGTAACCTCGATTCAGCAGAGGGCCGTCTATTGACTAACTTGACTGACTGGGGGCCTATGGTCGTTGAGGGCGTCCAATACGACATTTCCCGAGAGGCCCGTGAGCACATTTGGAAAGTATGCCCTGAAAGTAAGAATTTTTATCCGGGCGTGACACGCACGGCATGTGTCGGGGACCATGTGGATCCGATTTCCTGTGCCAGAGCATACAACATCTTGCCCGTCAACTGCAGTAGTGGGAGCGAAGCGAGCTTGCCTTGA
- a CDS encoding predicted protein, with translation MPRGNSRKKMPVAATTTTTQRNENTKSKSVKTPPPLLNENSPQESKLNANAPQEAEPEPKIARKGQEHLGRWTEPEHDRFLEGLAKHGREWKKVAASVQTRTVMQVRTHAQKYFALLNAGQTMNKFATTTPPTRQEAAIKADQKEKALKTKMGKAKTLDGAAVARSEPAVAVPNLATASQPSVSQPHPNLPGLGNPGLPNVHNLLAIQQQKLMYQHRVMAHQNAMLQQKTIHTIPSRVIDAPVQTAPNTTVAKAPSGPLLQGNDIVIFPDTSVNPASHRPSNQEYEDLLLINCFYWHSLPAGFQWPYVQRLYTLLKLRGLRMVTLWQDGSVHDFVHGPWQIAKEMRDETFKQKALAKYGSMHVTGKTVGLCVAYKDNEWNVLDVEKYAKWDSNLVSGGGLVRLPQGVTLAPVHYQTDATSEVTDKSTPQMTPPRKSKTPRQNESLQQVHKEFSKRSSSSASLDTAPVNAKKDTKQKTEKNTSAAKKSAAAKVKVEKESDKSLLKKAKKSRTSVSFPLRSQAKEAKPRKSMSALKKRSESPTATDPPRSARRSKRQRL, from the exons ATGCCTCGAGGAAATTCTCGCAAGAAGATGCCTGTCGCtgcaacgacgacgacgacacaaAGAAA CGAGAACACCAAAAGTAAATCCGTAAAGACGCCTCCGCCTTTATTGAACGAAAACTCTCCCCAAGAAAGCAAGTTAAATGCCAACGCCCCCCAAGAAGCTGAGCCCGAGCCAAAAATCGCTCGTAAAGGTCAAGAGCATCTCGGCCGTTGGACTGAGCCAGAACATGATCGCTTTTTAGAAGGTCTCGCAAAACATGGACGTGAATGGAAGAAGGTGGCTGCTTCCGTGCAGACTCGAACCGTCATGCAAGTGCGGACTCACGCTCAGAAGTACTTTGCTTTGCTGAATGCAGGCCAGACTATGAACAAGTTTGCTACCACAACACCACCTACCCGCCAAGAAGCCGCCATCAAAGCAGATCAGAAAGAAAAGGCCCTGAAAACTAAGATGGGCAAGGCTAAGACTTTGGACGGTGCCGCGGTGGCCAGATCCGAACCTGCGGTAGCCGTTCCCAATTTGGCGACCGCTTCTCAACCTTCGGTGTCGCAACCCCATCCGAACTTGCCTGGATTGGGTAATCCTGGATTGCCCAACGTCCACAACTTGCTAGCCATTCAACAACAGAAGCTGATGTACCAACATCGGGTCATGGCTCATCAGAACGCCATGTTGCAGCAAAAGACCATACACACGATTCCCAGTCGCGTGATCGATGCGCCTGTACAGACGGCTCCTAACACCACCGTGGCAAAGGCACCGTCTGGTCCGCTTTTGCAGGGGAACGACATTGTCATTTTCCCCGACACATCTGTCAACCCTGCATCTCATCGGCCCTCTAACCAAGAATACGAAGACTTGCTACTCATCAATTGCTTTTACTGGCACTCGTTACCAGCCGGATTTCAGTGGCCATACGTTCAGCGGTTGTACACCCTACTCAAGTTGCGAGGATTACGTATGGTTACTTTGTGGCAGGACGGAAGCGTTCACGACTTTGTGCACGGTCCTTGGCAAATTGCCAAAGAAATGCGTGACGAGACGTTCAAGCAGAAAGCTTTGGCAAAGTATGGCTCGATGCACGTAACGGGAAAAACGGTGGGACTCTGCGTCGCCTACAAGGACAACGAGTGGAATGTGCTTGACGTTGAAAAGTATGCAAAATGGGATTCCAATCTCGTATCCGGTGGTGGTTTGGTGCGTCTTCCTCAGGGTGTGACACTCGCTCCGGTCCACTACCAAACCGATGCCACGTCGGAAGTCACGGACAAGTCGACTCCACAAATGACCCCACCACGAAAGTCAAAGACTCCTCGACAAAACGAGTCACTTCAACAGGTGCACAAGGAATTTTCTAAGCGatcctcttcttcagccAGTCTCGATACGGCTCCGGTGAACGCAAAGAAAGACACTAAACAAAAGACTGAAAAAAATACTTCCGCTGCGAAAAAGtctgccgccgccaaagtTAAGGTGGAGAAGGAAAGTGACAAGTCTCTCctgaagaaagcgaagaaaagcagaacTAGTGTTTCGTTCCCGTTGAGATCCCAAGCTAAAGAGGCTAAACCACGAAAGTCGATGTCGGCTTTGAAGAAACGGTCAGAATCTCCGACGGCAACAGATCCACCGCGCTCGGCCCGCCGTTCCAAGCGACAGCGTTTGTAA
- a CDS encoding predicted protein yields MNEQSGISSDESYAQDWVVEFEVIDEAAESASHDAVPAADQRHLQENVEEVAGLENSGVNLVSNGSLPEEQQLQQQEQYPKAWHFGVSDGSDDPLNFLLSEDDSGVRAFGISGSCIQPTEPPESFSFNVEQKQAVETFLSGEAILQTPGNHVILGCRNFAPSPANHKFDHLLQQYWLDVRAVEGALESRKRKTADVIEIIHRHGDYFCFWDAHDGPRDDNGKLCSLSATTWQAFCFRRLESDKELKAKLRFPLETSLNRLTGRTHHQHSSSGASSVLAEQGMGGISRPLMNLSIHAEREPSDAAEEAVPASTRKRSIPKKSHLQKEASWKSTLPSSNIHEIDSESEEPGVSEPLYGRYKEMKDLKEKVSPDGKLVSLVGRSGVGKTHLARVFAWEWTKERDKNCTRFGFWLNAATESTLRESYETAIRRLRHGTSLEEPSAKRRMVTIQSLALRLWETLAQLSLSFEWILVFDNVPAFVEALDGTKREGPLGFQEWFLPRDWRNGRGRILLLSTHDGYVGTTKSSMGYIAQIRVDLLDEESAVQMLQADLPEEQGSEASLHRLVSLFDCLPLAIATAKGELLNDVISVDQYIKRNNFDAVQNRVQAAIRSSLNNAYQRGLGKVLDVAAYVNPDSIPLILLGGESANRAAIQLTKWNILRRDWKTDSNEEVYSMHRLHQNAARQVSLENGCSPGAALRVVHENITTFDRDTPAHWKLPAAMVKHVVALKERVESWPSELCFVWAQTLQKTAEVNRWVNHDFGGAKKMSHSCISVCSSILKSECLLAEVREAVSEEMVKVHMFLGKLHRSCSQPDDAKESFDRARNLLRLCPASDARSWLEADILDDIGRLEHNKSCYAQALEHFRKALEIRYRAIPDSTRGELVGSPFYSNDETYSTRLVEQEALRDLGRNLLKSLLESADTDVSLPKPQPVEREYSAQRKVLGALADTLVNFGRSYREGEDCEGVQTWTKENYGRSYGENGYLEEALFWFEAALGAQSLQFRNEIQNDSVATTISHLGRVHIAKGNFATGLEMFQKSLAMKQHVYGKEKGNESIATAWGNVATAKRLMGECLVSEHRFEAAFQCYTEAFENYKRALGMLKSLFNDSNHKKVRETCAGIMSVANSVSLLTDLLIAMNDPDATLEINCRGLVECCSNSISDQQFEQ; encoded by the coding sequence ATGAATGAACAGTCGGGAATAAGCAGTGACGAATCTTACGCACAGGATTGGGTTGTGGAATTCGAAGTGATTGATGAAGCTGCAGAAAGTGCATCGCACGACGCCGTTCCTGCTGCGGATCAGCGACACCTGCAAGAGAATGTTGAAGAAGTTGCCGGACTTGAAAATTCCGGGGTCAACCTCGTGAGCAACGGCAGCCTGCCAGAAGaacaacaattgcagcaacAGGAACAGTATCCTAAAGCATGGCACTTCGGCGTAAGTGATGGCAGCGACGATCCTTTGaactttttgctttcggAAGATGATTCTGGTGTTCGCGCCTTCGGAATTTCTGGTTCGTGTATACAGCCGACAGAGCCCCCCgaatctttttctttcaatGTTGAACAAAAGCAAGCAGTAGAAACGTTTCTTTCCGGCGAAGCGATACTCCAGACGCCCGGAAACCACGTAATCTTGGGTTGCCGGAACTTCGCACCTTCCCCGGCGAATCACAAGTTTGACCATCTGTTGCAGCAATACTGGTTGGATGTCCGCGCAGTCGAAGGCGCACTGGAAAGTCGGAAGCGTAAAACGGCCGATGTTATCGAAATCATCCATCGGCACGGTGActacttttgtttttgggACGCCCACGATGGGCCCCGGGACGACAATGGTAAACTGTGCAGTCTTAGTGCTACAACATGGCAAGCGTTTTGCTTTCGGAGGCTCGAAAGTGATAAGGAGCTCAAAGCCAAGCTACGCTTCCCACTCGAAACGAGTCTGAACCGGCTGACCGGACGAACTCATCACCAGCACTCGTCCTCTGGAGCTTCAAGCGTATTGGCTGAGCAAGGTATGGGTGGAATTTCGAGGCCACTCATGAACCTTTCTATTCACGCCGAACGTGAGCCGTCGGATGCAGCGGAAGAGGCCGTTCCGGCATCTACCCGAAAGCGTTCCATACCTAAAAAATCCCATCTGCAAAAAGAAGCCTCCTGGAAGTCAACCCTTCCCAGTTCCAATATACATGAGATTGATTCAGAAAGTGAAGAGCCCGGAGTATCGGAACCACTGTACGGCAGATACAAAGAAATGAAGgatttgaaagaaaaggtctCGCCCGACGGTAAATTAGTGTCTTTGGTGGGTCGATCGGGTGTTGGAAAGACCCATCTTGCACGTGTCTTTGCATGGGAATGGACAAAAGAGCGAGACAAGAACTGCACTCGTTTTGGCTTTTGGCTCAATGCAGCTACGGAATCAACTTTGCGCGAAAGCTACGAAACCGCAATTCGACGACTTCGCCACGGGACGAGTCTTGAAGAGCCTTCGGCGAAACGACGAATGGTAACTATCCAAAGCCTAGCCCTTCGTCTTTGGGAAACTCTTGCTCAATTATCTTTGTCGTTCGAGTGGATTCTGGTATTTGACAATGTCCCGGCCTTTGTAGAAGCCTTAGatggaacaaaaagagaGGGTCCTTTGGGATTTCAAGAGTGGTTCCTTCCAAGAGACTGGAGAAATGGTCGTGGCCGGATACTATTGTTATCGACACACGATGGATATGTTGGGACAACAAAATCCAGCATGGGATATATCGCTCAAATCCGTGTCGACCTCTTGGATGAAGAATCAGCTGTGCAAATGTTACAAGCAGATCTGCCGGAAGAACAGGGCAGCGAGGCCTCATTGCATCGCTTGGTTTCGTTATTCGATTGTTTACCGCTAGCTATAGCTACGGCAAAGGGAGAATTGCTGAATGACGTGATAAGTGTCGACCAGTACATAAAACGGAACAATTTTGATGCTGTGCAAAATAGGGTCCAGGCGGCCATCAGAAGTTCTTTAAATAACGCTTACCAACGGGGTCTCGGGAAAGTTCTGGATGTGGCTGCTTATGTGAACCCCGATTCTATACCGCTGATTTTGTTGGGAGGAGAGAGCGCCAATAGAGCAGCGATACAACTCACGAAGTGGAACATTCTGAGGAGGGACTGGAAGACAGATAGTAATGAAGAGGTATACTCCATGCATCGGCTGCATCAAAATGCTGCACGGCAGGTCTCATTGGAAAATGGATGTTCGCCTGGAGCTGCTCTCCGAGTGGTCCACGAAAATATTACAACATTTGATCGCGACACTCCTGCACATTGGAAACTCCCAGCTGCCATGGTAAAGCACGTGGTCGCGCTAAAGGAGCGAGTGGAAAGCTGGCCTTCGGAGCTTTGTTTCGTATGGGCGCAAACTCTTCAGAAGACTGCAGAAGTGAACCGGTGGGTAAATCATGACTTTGGAGGAGCGAAGAAAATGTCGCACTCTTGTATTTCGGTATGCTCCAGCATTTTGAAGTCGGAATGCCTGCTAGCAGAAGTGCGAGAAGCTGTCAGTGAAGAAATGGTCAAGGTACACATGTTCCTTGGAAAACTGCACCGATCCTGTTCGCAACCGGAcgatgcaaaagaaagcTTTGACCGAGCGCGCAACCTTTTACGACTTTGCCCAGCAAGTGATGCGCGTTCCTGGCTGGAGGCTGACATTTTGGATGACATTGGGAGACTGGAGCACAACAAGAGTTGCTATGCCCAGGCCCTGGAACACTTCCGGAAAGCTCTTGAAATTCGATACAGAGCGATACCAGACTCTACGCGAGGTGAATTGGTAGGTTCCCCTTTTTATTCCAACGATGAAACCTATTCCACAAGGCTCGTTGAACAAGAAGCACTGCGCGACTTAGGCCGAAATCTATTGAAGTCACTATTAGAGTCAGCGGACACGGACGTTTCCCTGCCGAAACCGCAACCTGTAGAGCGAGAATACAGCGCTCAGCGAAAAGTTCTCGGGGCGCTTGCGGACACCCTCGTGAATTTTGGCCGATCGTACCGTGAGGGCGAAGATTGTGAGGGCGTACAAACCTGGACTAAAGAAAATTATGGACGCAGCTACGGCGAAAATGGCTACCTCGAAGAAGCCTTGTTCTGGTTTGAAGCAGCTCTTGGAGCGCAATCTCTGCAGTTTCGGAATGAGATTCAGAATGACTCAGTGGCAACTACCATAAGTCACCTCGGCCGAGTCCATATAGCGAAAGGGAACTTTGCTACAGGGCTGGAGATGTTTCAAAAATCTCTCGCCATGAAGCAACATGTATATGGCAAGGAGAAGGGCAACGAATCGATTGCTACAGCTTGGGGTAACGTGGCTACAGCTAAGAGACTTATGGGAGAGTGTCTCGTGAGCGAGCATCGTTTCGAAGCGGCATTTCAATGTTACACTGAAGCCTTTGAGAATTACAAACGAGCCCTTGGTATGCTGAAGTCTCTTTTTAACGATTCGAACCACAAAAAAGTGCGAGAGACTTGCGCCGGGATTATGAGCGTAGCAAATTCGGTGTCACTTCTGACCGACTTGTTGATCGCCATGAATGACCCTGACGCCACACTAGAAATTAATTGCCGTGGGCTCGTCGAGTGCTGCTCTAATTCTATATCCGACCAGCAATTCGAACAGTAA